In one Tripterygium wilfordii isolate XIE 37 chromosome 22, ASM1340144v1, whole genome shotgun sequence genomic region, the following are encoded:
- the LOC119990814 gene encoding protein SHORT INTERNODES-like isoform X2, translating into MMMLRQSGFGSSRCQDCGNQSKKDCVYMRCRTCCNSKGFECETHVKSTWVPAYRRQKRHQQLLLAASSVPQHDKPKRLREENPSSSGLEERNFPAEVNSLATFRCVRVSSIDETDDEQYAYQTSVNIGGHVFKGILYDQGPDASHYSLAAEQVPVLPPSFPFPLNAFMSGMQFFQHPKSS; encoded by the exons atgatgatgttgagGCAGTCAGGATTTGGTAGCTCAAGATGTCAAGACTGTGGAAACCAGTCAAAGAAAGATTGTGTTTATATGAGATGCAGGACTTGCTGTAACAGTAAAggctttgagtgtgaaactcaTGTGAAGAGTACTTGGGTTCCTGCTTACAGAAGGCAAAAGAGACACCAACAACTTCTTCTTGCAGCTTCTTCTGTTCCACAACACGATAAACCTAAAAGGTTGAGAGAGGAGAATCCATCTTCATCag GGCTAGAAGAAAGGAATTTTCCGGCGGAAGTTAATTCGCTGGCGACATTTCGTTGTGTCCGAGTGAGCTCCATTGATGAAACAGATGATGAACAATATGCATACCAGACAAGTGTGAATATAGGTGGACATGTGTTCAAGGGAATTTTGTATGATCAAGGCCCTGATGCAAGCCATTATAGTCTAG CTGCAGAACAAGTACCAGTTCTTCCTCCTTCATTTCCATTCCCTCTCAATGCTTTCATGTCTGGTATGCAATTTTTCCAACACCCAAAATCTTCTTAG
- the LOC119990814 gene encoding protein SHI RELATED SEQUENCE 1-like isoform X1, with product MMMLRQSGFGSSRCQDCGNQSKKDCVYMRCRTCCNSKGFECETHVKSTWVPAYRRQKRHQQLLLAASSVPQHDKPKRLREENPSSSGLEERNFPAEVNSLATFRCVRVSSIDETDDEQYAYQTSVNIGGHVFKGILYDQGPDASHYSLGESSSSQAHVANAAHHQALTTTAAAAAAASAAEQVPVLPPSFPFPLNAFMSGMQFFQHPKSS from the exons atgatgatgttgagGCAGTCAGGATTTGGTAGCTCAAGATGTCAAGACTGTGGAAACCAGTCAAAGAAAGATTGTGTTTATATGAGATGCAGGACTTGCTGTAACAGTAAAggctttgagtgtgaaactcaTGTGAAGAGTACTTGGGTTCCTGCTTACAGAAGGCAAAAGAGACACCAACAACTTCTTCTTGCAGCTTCTTCTGTTCCACAACACGATAAACCTAAAAGGTTGAGAGAGGAGAATCCATCTTCATCag GGCTAGAAGAAAGGAATTTTCCGGCGGAAGTTAATTCGCTGGCGACATTTCGTTGTGTCCGAGTGAGCTCCATTGATGAAACAGATGATGAACAATATGCATACCAGACAAGTGTGAATATAGGTGGACATGTGTTCAAGGGAATTTTGTATGATCAAGGCCCTGATGCAAGCCATTATAGTCTAGGTGAGAGCTCTTCTAGTCAAGCACACGTAGCCAATGCTGCTCATCATCAAGCCCTAACTactactgctgctgctgctgctgctgcttcagCTGCAGAACAAGTACCAGTTCTTCCTCCTTCATTTCCATTCCCTCTCAATGCTTTCATGTCTGGTATGCAATTTTTCCAACACCCAAAATCTTCTTAG